Proteins from one Chitinophaga oryzae genomic window:
- a CDS encoding 3-dehydroquinate synthase: MEYIQQQFDVNFSFRVFFSRDLFDPANTCLSAFLESKADAAFQKKLLVVLDGGVAASHPGLAGKISYYLMQVRGFRLAPEMITLTGGESVKNDLSQLFSLVDAIDQHGIDRHSYVIGIGGGSLLDLVGFAAAISHRGVKHIRIPTTVLSQNDSGVGVKNGINYKGKKNFLGSFAPPAAVFNDSTFLTTLDGRDWRSGMVEAVKVALIRDAPFFEWMEKKAEALTNGDMPAMEELIYRCAALHMAHIGGGGDPFESGSARPLDFGHWSAHKLEQLTAFSLRHGEAVSIGIALDSVYSCLLGWIDEAAMLRIIRVLKAMQLPIWHPLLEKQDNEPSPVIAGLEEFREHLGGQLTISLLRAIGRGAEIHHIDLDMLYKAADICQKLQS; the protein is encoded by the coding sequence ATGGAGTACATTCAACAACAATTCGACGTTAACTTTTCTTTCAGGGTCTTTTTTTCAAGAGATTTATTTGATCCGGCCAATACCTGTTTGTCAGCCTTTCTGGAGTCTAAAGCCGATGCAGCGTTCCAGAAGAAATTACTGGTCGTCCTCGATGGAGGCGTAGCTGCCAGTCACCCCGGCCTTGCCGGGAAGATTTCCTACTACCTGATGCAGGTGCGCGGCTTCCGGCTGGCGCCGGAAATGATAACGCTCACCGGCGGAGAAAGCGTGAAAAACGACCTGTCACAGCTGTTTTCCCTCGTAGACGCCATCGACCAGCATGGCATCGACCGCCATTCCTATGTGATCGGCATCGGCGGCGGGTCTCTGCTGGACCTCGTCGGTTTTGCCGCCGCCATCTCCCACAGGGGCGTGAAACACATCCGTATCCCCACCACCGTATTGTCGCAAAACGATTCCGGCGTAGGGGTGAAAAACGGGATTAATTATAAAGGCAAGAAAAACTTCCTGGGCTCCTTCGCCCCGCCGGCAGCGGTGTTTAACGACAGTACTTTCCTGACCACGCTCGACGGGCGCGACTGGCGCTCCGGTATGGTGGAAGCGGTGAAAGTGGCCCTTATCCGCGACGCGCCTTTCTTCGAATGGATGGAGAAAAAAGCGGAAGCCCTTACCAACGGCGATATGCCGGCCATGGAGGAGCTGATTTACCGTTGCGCGGCCTTGCATATGGCCCACATCGGTGGCGGCGGCGATCCGTTCGAAAGCGGCTCGGCCCGCCCGCTGGACTTCGGCCACTGGAGCGCCCATAAGCTGGAACAGCTGACGGCGTTCTCCCTGCGGCACGGAGAAGCGGTATCCATCGGGATAGCGCTCGACAGCGTATATTCCTGCCTGTTAGGATGGATCGACGAAGCGGCGATGCTACGTATTATTCGCGTACTTAAAGCGATGCAACTGCCCATCTGGCACCCGCTGCTGGAAAAGCAGGATAACGAACCATCTCCCGTGATCGCCGGGTTGGAAGAGTTCCGCGAACATCTCGGCGGACAGCTCACGATCTCCCTGTTGCGGGCTATCGGAAGAGGCGCGGAAATACATCATATAGACCTGGATATGCTGTACAAAGCAGCAGACATCTGCCAAAAACTACAGTCATGA